In Methylococcus geothermalis, one genomic interval encodes:
- a CDS encoding FAD-binding oxidoreductase — MTAPEGFLRELEKLFPAGSRHTDPAQCWAYGYDNSKRQALPDAVVFPRSHEDVVTLVRLCNRHRVPLTARGRGTGTTGATVPIAGGVVASLERMTRIIEISPDNRFAVVEPGVTNQALQDAVKPHGFFWPPDPTSAEFCSIGGNLAYNSAGPRAVKYGTPRENTLGLRAVTGAGEELRCGVYTTKGVVGYDLTRLIIGSEGTLAIITEATLKLTPLPSAKRTLRAIYADVASAARAIARIMAQPVIPCALEFIDGNAIALVRRYAAVDLPEDAAALLMIELDGSPESLDAGVESLRAAASLDGLVEFRAARTATEVEALWSIRKALSPSLRKVAPKKLNEDVVVPVTELPALIAGLDELSQKHAIPIVNFGHAGNGNIHVNLLFDPDRADENERAHACLHEMFALVLELRGTLSGEHGVGIEKRDYVGKELDRTSLALMHAIKRQFDPCGILNPGKSFPAEEAPPPA, encoded by the coding sequence ATGACCGCGCCCGAAGGATTCCTCCGCGAACTGGAGAAGCTGTTCCCGGCCGGCAGCCGCCATACCGATCCGGCCCAGTGCTGGGCCTACGGCTATGACAACAGCAAGCGCCAAGCGCTGCCCGATGCCGTGGTGTTTCCCCGCTCGCACGAGGATGTCGTGACCCTGGTCCGATTATGCAATCGCCACCGCGTCCCGCTCACCGCCCGTGGCCGCGGCACCGGCACCACCGGCGCCACGGTGCCCATCGCAGGCGGCGTGGTCGCTTCGCTGGAACGCATGACCCGGATCATCGAGATCTCGCCCGACAACCGCTTCGCCGTGGTCGAGCCCGGCGTCACCAACCAGGCGCTGCAGGACGCGGTGAAGCCGCACGGCTTCTTCTGGCCGCCCGATCCCACCAGCGCCGAGTTCTGCAGCATCGGCGGCAATCTCGCCTACAACTCGGCCGGTCCACGCGCCGTGAAATACGGCACGCCGAGGGAGAACACCCTGGGGCTCCGGGCCGTGACCGGTGCCGGCGAGGAGCTGCGCTGCGGGGTCTACACCACCAAGGGCGTGGTAGGCTACGACCTGACACGGCTCATCATCGGCTCCGAGGGCACGCTGGCCATCATCACCGAAGCCACCCTCAAACTCACCCCATTGCCTTCGGCCAAGCGCACCCTGCGGGCGATCTATGCGGACGTGGCTTCCGCCGCCCGCGCCATCGCCCGGATCATGGCGCAGCCGGTGATTCCCTGCGCCTTGGAGTTCATCGACGGCAACGCCATCGCCCTGGTGCGGCGCTACGCCGCCGTCGACCTGCCGGAAGACGCCGCCGCCCTCTTGATGATCGAGCTGGACGGCTCGCCCGAGAGCCTGGACGCCGGCGTGGAATCCCTGCGCGCCGCCGCTTCCCTGGACGGGCTGGTGGAGTTCCGCGCGGCCCGCACCGCCACCGAGGTCGAAGCCCTGTGGAGCATCCGCAAGGCGCTCTCGCCCTCGCTGCGCAAGGTCGCGCCGAAGAAGCTCAACGAGGACGTGGTGGTGCCGGTGACCGAACTGCCGGCCCTGATCGCCGGCCTCGATGAATTATCGCAAAAGCACGCCATTCCCATCGTCAACTTCGGCCATGCCGGCAACGGCAACATCCACGTCAATCTCCTGTTCGACCCGGACCGGGCGGACGAGAACGAGCGCGCCCATGCCTGCCTGCACGAGATGTTCGCCCTGGTGCTCGAACTGCGCGGCACCCTGTCGGGCGAGCACGGCGTCGGGATCGAGAAGCGGGACTACGTCGGCAAGGAACTGGACCGGACCTCGCTGGCGCTGATGCATGCCATCAAGCGCCAGTTCGATCCGTGCGGCATCCTCAATCCCGGCAAGTCGTTTCCGGCGGAAGAGGCACCGCCTCCGGCATGA
- a CDS encoding YbdD/YjiX family protein, protein MTTKLGARLASFWRTVRTVTGDDAYERYLEHWREHHADAGLPLSRKAFYRAEQQRRWNGFRRCC, encoded by the coding sequence ATGACGACGAAGCTGGGCGCCAGGCTCGCATCCTTTTGGCGGACGGTTCGGACCGTCACCGGAGACGATGCCTACGAACGCTACCTGGAGCACTGGCGCGAACATCACGCGGACGCAGGCCTGCCGCTAAGCCGCAAGGCATTTTATCGGGCCGAGCAGCAGCGCCGCTGGAACGGTTTCCGGCGCTGCTGCTGA
- a CDS encoding elongation factor-1 alpha has product MIHQHTTLERLPEAYKILFTGFLLVIGIGLLMAGEQIMLTHGKADGKPGLSINDIIYSYYGNRTGSKLETMLKGQMKPMAPDDVRFELIKWAEDGAPMTEWSSKIKPRLDQYCVSCHNADAGLPDFTKPENVQKVAEIDQGASITSLTRVSHIHLFGIAFIFMFVGWIFGLAEFPRKWKLILIATPFAFLIVDVLSWWLTKFFSIFAWLTMVGGIGYSLASTAMIVTALAQMWLPRKHWLTYWTCEQPADGEQP; this is encoded by the coding sequence ATGATCCATCAACACACCACGCTCGAACGCCTTCCCGAGGCCTACAAGATCCTTTTCACCGGCTTCCTCCTGGTCATCGGCATCGGCCTGCTGATGGCCGGGGAGCAGATCATGCTGACCCACGGCAAGGCCGATGGCAAACCGGGCCTCTCCATCAACGACATCATCTACAGCTATTACGGCAACCGGACCGGCTCCAAGCTCGAAACCATGCTCAAAGGCCAGATGAAACCCATGGCGCCGGACGACGTGCGTTTCGAACTGATCAAATGGGCCGAAGACGGCGCGCCGATGACCGAGTGGTCGTCCAAGATCAAGCCGCGGCTCGACCAGTATTGCGTGAGCTGTCACAACGCCGATGCCGGCCTGCCGGACTTCACCAAGCCGGAGAACGTGCAGAAAGTCGCCGAAATCGACCAGGGCGCCTCCATCACCTCGCTGACCCGCGTGTCGCACATCCACCTGTTCGGCATCGCGTTCATTTTCATGTTCGTGGGCTGGATCTTCGGCCTGGCCGAATTCCCGCGGAAATGGAAACTGATCCTCATCGCAACGCCCTTCGCCTTCCTCATCGTCGACGTGCTGTCTTGGTGGCTGACCAAGTTCTTCTCCATCTTCGCCTGGCTGACGATGGTCGGCGGCATCGGCTACAGTCTGGCCTCGACGGCGATGATCGTCACCGCGCTGGCGCAGATGTGGCTGCCGCGCAAGCACTGGCTGACGTATTGGACTTGCGAGCAGCCGGCGGACGGCGAGCAGCCGTGA
- a CDS encoding efflux RND transporter permease subunit has product MNQIVLIALRRPYTFVVLSILIVLFGIMSVLKSATDVFPPIKIPVVSVVWAYAGLLPQDVSGRITYYYERALTSTVEGIARIESNSYYGISIINIYLQPDTNLAGAEAEITAISQTVVKQLPPDISPPLIMRLEASSVPVAMLQVTSDTLSPSELYNLAYARIRTLLVTIPGAILPQPYGGKPQQLLVSLDKQKLLAHNITATDVHNAFGDQSIVLPAGDMKIKQTDWMVQTNATPMQVEDFNNIPIKRVDATNATIYLRDVADVQIAGPPQINAVLVEGKQAVMVVVMKSGNASTLEVVDGIKKMIPRIEQIVPEGVHIKLLNDASIFVKDSIKDVLHEMGTAALLTGLVVLLFLGSWRPTVIIATSIPLAILTSIICLHLMDESINIMTLGGLALAVGILVDDATVMIENIDTHLEMGKPLETAIVDAANQIVVPTLVATLCIVTVWFPLFELSGVSGYLFAPMAEAVIFAMLASFILSRTLVPTMAKYILVDHNAPLGQPEPALAGGGSVHGPAPGSAHHAAKPPGFLGRFQKGFERGFDHFRENYKALLEQAIAHRGAFIGMFLTFAVGSLVLYYFNGRDFFPEIKSGTIQMHLRAPLGTRIEVAGRIATLVSNDIAKLLPGQVEGVVSNCGLPVGPHNLAFIPTPTIGSQDCDLTISLKNEASPVWDFRRILRKGLRERYPGTEFTFQPADLTAKILNFGSPSPIDVRVNGTEMEANYEYARKLASKLRKISGSSDVTIQQTMRTPTLNVNGNRSLGLGIDLTLKDITDNLLMSTSGSQQVDQVFWLDHKTGLSYQVNVYLPQPQLASINDLLTIPVDKGDMNPTGKDMQLLGNVASLSVTGTPGVVTHMDIMPVFDIYVSAEGRDLGGVLADVERVVKSMENELPRGTKVDIKGQAETMARAYIELLGGLLAAIVLIYLLLVINFQSWLDPFIIITALPGALAGIAWSLFITHTNISVPALTGAIMSMGTATANSILVVSYARERLEVHGDALKAAVEAGYARIRPVLMTASAMVIGMLPMSLSNSQNAPLGRAVMGGLMLATFATLLFVPCVYAMIYSKRTASRKEKS; this is encoded by the coding sequence ATGAACCAGATCGTTCTCATTGCCCTGCGCAGGCCTTATACCTTTGTCGTTCTGTCAATCCTGATCGTATTGTTCGGGATCATGTCGGTACTCAAATCGGCGACCGACGTCTTTCCGCCCATCAAGATCCCCGTCGTCTCCGTGGTCTGGGCCTATGCAGGGCTGCTGCCGCAGGATGTCTCCGGGCGTATTACGTATTATTACGAACGCGCTTTGACTTCGACGGTGGAGGGTATTGCGCGTATCGAAAGCAATTCCTACTACGGCATCAGCATCATCAATATCTACCTTCAGCCCGATACCAATCTCGCCGGCGCCGAAGCCGAGATCACCGCGATTTCGCAGACGGTGGTCAAACAGTTGCCGCCGGATATTTCGCCGCCACTGATCATGCGCCTGGAAGCGTCTTCGGTGCCGGTAGCCATGCTGCAGGTGACTTCCGATACGCTGTCGCCGTCGGAACTCTACAATCTCGCCTATGCACGCATCCGGACGCTGCTGGTGACGATACCGGGAGCGATCCTGCCGCAGCCCTATGGAGGCAAGCCCCAGCAGTTGCTGGTCTCGCTCGACAAGCAGAAACTGCTCGCCCACAACATCACCGCGACCGACGTCCACAACGCCTTCGGCGATCAGAGCATCGTGCTGCCGGCGGGCGACATGAAGATCAAGCAGACCGATTGGATGGTGCAGACCAATGCCACGCCGATGCAGGTCGAGGATTTCAACAACATTCCGATCAAGCGGGTCGACGCGACCAACGCCACGATCTATCTGCGCGACGTCGCCGACGTACAGATCGCCGGCCCGCCGCAAATCAACGCGGTACTGGTCGAGGGCAAGCAGGCGGTGATGGTCGTGGTGATGAAGAGCGGCAATGCGTCGACCCTGGAAGTGGTCGACGGAATCAAAAAGATGATTCCGCGCATCGAGCAGATCGTGCCCGAGGGTGTGCATATCAAGCTGCTGAACGACGCCTCGATCTTCGTGAAGGATTCGATCAAGGACGTTCTGCATGAAATGGGAACCGCCGCCCTGCTCACCGGTCTGGTCGTGCTGCTGTTTCTCGGTTCGTGGCGGCCGACGGTCATCATCGCCACCTCCATCCCGCTCGCCATCCTGACCTCGATCATCTGTCTGCACCTGATGGATGAGTCGATCAATATCATGACCCTGGGCGGATTGGCGCTGGCGGTCGGCATTCTGGTCGACGACGCGACCGTGATGATCGAGAACATCGACACGCATCTGGAAATGGGTAAGCCGCTCGAAACCGCCATCGTCGACGCCGCCAATCAGATCGTCGTCCCGACCCTGGTGGCCACCCTTTGCATCGTCACCGTCTGGTTCCCGTTGTTCGAGCTGAGCGGCGTGTCAGGCTATCTGTTCGCGCCGATGGCCGAGGCGGTGATCTTCGCCATGCTCGCCTCCTTCATCCTGTCGCGCACGCTGGTGCCGACCATGGCGAAATACATACTGGTGGATCACAACGCACCGCTAGGCCAGCCAGAACCGGCATTGGCCGGCGGCGGCAGCGTCCACGGCCCGGCGCCGGGGTCCGCTCATCATGCGGCGAAACCGCCTGGCTTCCTGGGGCGTTTCCAGAAGGGATTCGAGCGCGGTTTCGATCATTTCCGCGAAAACTACAAGGCGCTGCTCGAACAGGCGATCGCCCATCGCGGCGCCTTCATTGGAATGTTTCTGACATTCGCGGTCGGCTCTCTCGTCCTGTATTACTTCAATGGACGCGACTTCTTCCCCGAAATCAAGTCGGGAACCATCCAGATGCACCTGCGGGCACCGCTCGGCACGCGCATCGAGGTGGCCGGACGTATCGCCACCCTGGTTTCGAACGACATCGCGAAGCTGCTGCCTGGCCAGGTCGAGGGCGTCGTCAGCAATTGCGGCCTGCCGGTCGGTCCGCATAACCTGGCCTTCATTCCCACCCCGACCATCGGCTCGCAGGATTGCGATCTGACGATCAGCCTGAAGAATGAGGCGTCGCCGGTATGGGACTTCCGGCGCATCCTCCGCAAGGGTTTACGGGAGCGCTATCCGGGAACCGAATTCACTTTCCAGCCGGCCGATCTGACCGCGAAGATTCTCAACTTCGGTTCGCCCTCGCCGATCGACGTCCGCGTCAACGGCACGGAGATGGAAGCCAACTACGAGTACGCCCGCAAGCTGGCGAGCAAGTTACGCAAGATCAGCGGCAGCAGCGACGTGACGATCCAGCAGACCATGCGCACGCCGACGCTCAACGTGAACGGCAATCGCAGCCTCGGGCTGGGCATCGACCTGACCTTGAAAGACATCACCGACAATCTGCTGATGTCGACGTCCGGCAGCCAGCAGGTCGATCAGGTGTTCTGGCTCGATCACAAAACCGGCCTGTCCTACCAGGTCAATGTCTATCTGCCGCAGCCGCAGCTCGCGAGCATCAATGATCTCTTGACCATTCCGGTCGACAAGGGCGACATGAATCCGACGGGAAAGGACATGCAGTTGCTCGGAAACGTCGCCTCGCTTTCCGTGACCGGTACGCCGGGGGTGGTCACGCATATGGACATCATGCCGGTGTTCGATATCTACGTATCGGCCGAGGGGCGCGACCTCGGTGGCGTGCTGGCCGATGTCGAGAGAGTCGTCAAGTCTATGGAGAACGAGCTGCCCCGCGGCACGAAGGTCGACATCAAGGGACAGGCCGAAACCATGGCCCGTGCGTACATTGAGCTGCTGGGTGGCCTCCTTGCCGCGATCGTGCTGATCTATTTGCTGCTCGTCATCAACTTCCAGTCCTGGCTCGATCCCTTCATCATCATTACCGCCCTGCCCGGCGCCTTGGCGGGCATCGCCTGGTCGCTGTTCATCACCCATACCAATATTTCGGTGCCGGCGCTGACGGGCGCCATCATGTCGATGGGTACGGCAACCGCCAATTCGATCCTGGTCGTTTCCTACGCCCGCGAACGGCTCGAAGTGCATGGCGATGCCCTCAAAGCAGCCGTCGAGGCGGGCTACGCGCGCATCCGGCCGGTGCTGATGACCGCCTCGGCCATGGTCATCGGCATGCTGCCGATGTCGCTGAGCAACTCCCAGAACGCGCCGCTGGGCCGCGCCGTCATGGGCGGATTGATGCTCGCCACCTTTGCGACCCTGCTGTTCGTGCCCTGCGTTTACGCCATGATTTACAGCAAGCGAACCGCCAGCCGAAAGGAGAAAAGCTGA
- a CDS encoding efflux RND transporter periplasmic adaptor subunit, with amino-acid sequence MPKILREPRVALAILLCIAYVGYQFYERKRAADALREETLREAVPTVAVTHARPVAPTATISLPGNIDAWYQAPIYAQIPGYVKMWYKDYGARVKQGEVLAEISQPTLDAEFSQAKADLDSQRAKYNLALVSLKRWLALRESHAVSEQSISVQEANERSEAALVKAAENNVNNFLAKMRFKTIVAPYDGVVTQRNINVGDYINKDGYISSANGNTVSNLFSVADIHKMRLFISVPSTFAEILKPGLTADVTVPQFTNRHFTANFLTAANGIDPNTRTIITEFTIDNEDGALWPGSYATVSLTVPVDTHILSIPASALVFQEANTQVAVVSDDDRVHFKPIQVSKILDGTVEFTEGVSRDERIVNNPSAALLEGDKVRVVTPAPGYDLSSQETPPAAKQPASTIPAPAE; translated from the coding sequence ATGCCCAAGATTCTGCGCGAACCGCGTGTTGCCCTAGCGATCCTGCTTTGCATCGCATATGTCGGCTATCAGTTCTATGAGCGCAAGCGCGCCGCCGATGCCCTGCGCGAGGAGACGCTCAGGGAGGCCGTGCCGACCGTTGCCGTGACTCATGCCCGACCGGTTGCGCCGACCGCGACCATTTCGCTTCCCGGCAATATCGACGCCTGGTATCAGGCGCCGATCTATGCCCAGATCCCGGGCTATGTGAAGATGTGGTACAAGGATTACGGCGCGCGCGTGAAGCAGGGGGAGGTGCTCGCAGAAATCAGCCAGCCGACGCTCGATGCCGAATTTTCTCAGGCCAAGGCGGATCTGGACTCGCAGCGCGCCAAATACAATCTCGCCCTGGTGTCCCTGAAGCGCTGGCTGGCCCTGCGCGAATCGCATGCAGTGTCGGAGCAGTCGATTTCGGTCCAGGAAGCCAATGAGCGATCCGAAGCGGCACTGGTCAAGGCCGCGGAGAACAACGTCAATAATTTTCTGGCGAAGATGCGCTTCAAAACCATCGTCGCACCCTATGACGGCGTGGTGACGCAACGCAATATCAACGTCGGCGATTATATCAATAAGGACGGCTATATCAGCAGCGCCAACGGCAATACGGTCAGCAATCTGTTTTCCGTGGCCGATATCCATAAGATGCGCCTCTTCATTTCCGTGCCGAGCACCTTTGCGGAAATACTTAAACCCGGCCTTACCGCGGACGTCACCGTGCCGCAATTCACCAACCGTCATTTCACCGCCAACTTCCTGACCGCCGCCAATGGCATCGACCCGAATACCCGCACCATCATTACCGAATTCACGATCGACAATGAAGATGGCGCATTATGGCCAGGATCGTACGCCACGGTCAGTCTCACGGTGCCGGTTGATACCCATATTCTGAGCATTCCCGCCAGCGCCCTGGTATTTCAGGAAGCCAACACCCAAGTCGCCGTGGTGTCGGATGACGATCGCGTTCACTTCAAGCCGATCCAGGTGAGCAAAATTCTCGACGGAACGGTCGAATTCACCGAAGGCGTTTCCCGCGACGAGCGTATCGTGAACAACCCCAGCGCCGCCTTGCTCGAAGGCGACAAGGTGCGCGTCGTCACGCCCGCGCCGGGCTATGATCTTTCCAGCCAGGAAACGCCTCCTGCGGCCAAGCAACCCGCCTCAACAATCCCCGCTCCCGCCGAATAA
- a CDS encoding efflux transporter outer membrane subunit translates to MGKRLRTTPEMSRILRTRMRRSGLLLLLALNLSACIDGPAIDLAPNYEPTPFVVPDAWHGSSPFVEAKPSDGELRPDWWKLFNDPILNRLEEQAMAANPDLQAAAERFVQARDMMMKVRSRLIPQLGVEFGASDNRQSVNTLFRAPNAPIEQSDYSSGGLATWEPDFWSAIRNRVRAEIYQAEQRAAEYGLARLSLQAEIAADYFTLRGYDAQDSVYTQSIAYYKKSLEIVDAQFKGAIVPQLDVARAEYLLHSTEAKELDIQGKRQVAEHAIAILVNMAPAAFSIAPVDELPSPNFTVPQNIPASLLERRPDIAQMERQMAQANRAIGIARAAFFPNVVFKASGGYENGSMNLIALANSYWSYGASVSMPLFQGGLRRAQLQQSWSAYRETEDKYRSTVLNAFREVENGLSLTNRLTLAADRQDEAVKAALQTQNLTMELYLGGLITSLDLIYAQINTLTARIDAVVLKTERLKSLVALVRALGGGWNRKQLPADDQIQPFGVFEEYGNAGKPAPAGGIDVPADNNRLNNDLTKPLVQP, encoded by the coding sequence ATGGGCAAGCGCCTGCGGACGACCCCGGAAATGTCACGTATTCTTCGCACACGCATGCGGCGTAGCGGCCTGTTATTACTGCTGGCGCTCAATTTGTCGGCGTGTATCGATGGCCCGGCCATCGATCTGGCGCCCAACTATGAGCCCACCCCATTCGTCGTCCCCGATGCCTGGCATGGGTCGAGCCCCTTTGTCGAAGCCAAGCCGTCGGATGGCGAGTTGCGCCCGGATTGGTGGAAGCTTTTTAACGATCCGATCCTGAACCGGCTCGAAGAACAGGCCATGGCGGCCAATCCCGATCTGCAGGCCGCCGCCGAGCGCTTCGTCCAGGCGCGCGACATGATGATGAAGGTGCGCTCGCGCCTGATCCCGCAACTCGGTGTGGAATTCGGCGCTTCGGACAATCGGCAGTCCGTCAATACGCTGTTTCGCGCGCCCAACGCTCCGATCGAGCAGTCGGACTACTCCAGCGGGGGACTCGCAACCTGGGAGCCCGACTTCTGGTCGGCGATCCGCAACCGGGTGCGGGCGGAGATTTACCAGGCAGAACAGCGCGCCGCCGAATACGGGCTCGCGCGCCTGAGCCTGCAGGCGGAAATCGCGGCGGACTATTTCACGCTGCGCGGCTACGATGCACAGGATTCGGTCTATACCCAGTCGATCGCCTACTATAAAAAGTCGCTGGAAATCGTCGATGCCCAGTTCAAAGGCGCGATCGTGCCGCAACTCGACGTCGCCCGTGCCGAATACCTGCTGCACAGCACCGAGGCGAAAGAGCTCGATATTCAGGGCAAACGTCAGGTAGCCGAACATGCCATCGCCATCCTCGTCAACATGGCGCCGGCCGCTTTCAGTATCGCGCCCGTTGACGAGCTGCCATCGCCGAATTTTACGGTTCCGCAGAATATTCCTGCCTCCCTGCTCGAACGCCGGCCCGACATCGCCCAGATGGAGCGCCAGATGGCGCAGGCGAACCGCGCCATCGGCATCGCTCGCGCCGCTTTTTTCCCGAATGTGGTGTTCAAGGCCAGTGGCGGCTATGAAAACGGCAGCATGAACCTGATCGCGCTTGCCAACAGCTACTGGTCCTACGGCGCTTCCGTTTCCATGCCGCTGTTTCAGGGCGGTCTACGCCGCGCTCAATTGCAGCAGTCCTGGTCGGCCTATCGCGAAACCGAAGACAAGTACCGTTCGACCGTGCTCAACGCCTTTCGCGAAGTCGAAAACGGTTTGAGCCTGACCAATCGGCTGACCTTAGCGGCCGATCGGCAGGACGAAGCCGTCAAGGCCGCGCTGCAAACGCAAAACCTGACCATGGAGCTTTATCTGGGCGGCCTGATCACCAGTCTTGATCTCATCTACGCGCAGATCAACACGCTGACGGCGCGCATCGACGCCGTGGTGCTCAAGACCGAACGGCTGAAAAGCTTGGTTGCGCTCGTACGCGCGCTCGGCGGCGGCTGGAACCGCAAGCAATTGCCCGCCGACGATCAGATTCAGCCCTTCGGCGTGTTCGAAGAATATGGCAATGCCGGTAAACCGGCGCCTGCGGGTGGAATCGACGTTCCGGCGGACAATAACAGGCTGAATAACGACCTGACCAAGCCGCTTGTTCAGCCATGA
- a CDS encoding MlaE family ABC transporter permease: MRSMIVQYRRPKKRPRPFRPRKVNMTDSASQMLAPPEFAVARGRAAVRGHWNLRGLMAGAPDLRERLRNTARERDLEWDLREVTLLDSAGAFVLWQAWGERLPERVLLRPEQQSAFRRWQAGGIPSMRDGQRPPVPMRRRIIAALAGLGDHLLAILALLGQLILDLLHLARHPGEIPWREISSTIHETGGRALGITALVGFLIGVVVSYLSSLQLRTFGAQVYIVNILGMSIIRELGPLLAAILVAGRSGSSMTARIGVMRVTQELDALAAMGISQSLRLILPKVIALVVALPLLVVWTDVVALAGGAVSAHLELEIGYHQFFQKLPAAVPVTNFAIGLGKAAVFGLFVALIACHYGLRIEPNTESLGNETTNSVVVSITLVILIDAVFAILFRGVGIR, encoded by the coding sequence ATGCGCTCCATGATCGTCCAATATCGACGACCGAAAAAGCGTCCCCGCCCGTTCCGTCCCCGTAAAGTAAACATGACCGACTCCGCGTCCCAAATGCTTGCCCCTCCCGAATTCGCCGTGGCGCGCGGCAGGGCTGCCGTCCGCGGCCATTGGAACCTGCGCGGCCTGATGGCGGGCGCGCCGGACCTGCGGGAGCGGCTGCGGAATACGGCGCGGGAACGCGACCTGGAATGGGATTTGCGCGAGGTGACCCTGCTCGACAGCGCCGGCGCCTTCGTCCTGTGGCAGGCCTGGGGCGAGCGGCTGCCCGAGCGGGTGCTGCTGCGCCCCGAGCAGCAATCCGCATTCCGCCGCTGGCAGGCCGGCGGGATTCCGTCGATGCGGGACGGCCAGCGGCCTCCCGTGCCGATGCGCCGACGGATCATCGCCGCGCTGGCCGGCCTGGGTGACCACCTGCTGGCGATCCTCGCGCTGCTCGGCCAGTTGATCCTGGACCTGCTTCATCTCGCCCGCCATCCGGGTGAAATTCCCTGGCGGGAGATTTCGTCCACGATCCACGAAACCGGCGGCCGCGCCTTAGGGATCACGGCCCTGGTGGGCTTTCTGATAGGGGTGGTGGTCAGCTATCTGTCCTCCTTGCAACTGCGAACCTTCGGCGCACAGGTCTACATCGTCAACATCCTGGGAATGAGCATCATCCGCGAACTCGGCCCGCTGCTGGCCGCCATCCTGGTAGCGGGCCGCTCCGGCTCGTCGATGACTGCACGGATCGGCGTGATGCGAGTGACCCAGGAACTGGACGCCCTCGCGGCCATGGGCATTTCGCAGTCGCTGCGGCTGATCCTGCCCAAGGTCATCGCGCTGGTGGTGGCCTTGCCGCTCCTGGTGGTGTGGACCGACGTGGTCGCCCTGGCGGGCGGCGCCGTTTCGGCCCACCTCGAGCTGGAAATCGGCTACCACCAGTTCTTCCAGAAACTGCCAGCCGCGGTTCCCGTCACCAACTTCGCCATCGGCCTGGGCAAGGCCGCCGTGTTCGGCCTGTTCGTCGCACTGATCGCCTGCCATTACGGACTGCGCATCGAGCCCAATACCGAAAGCCTCGGCAATGAGACCACGAATTCGGTCGTGGTTTCCATCACCCTGGTGATCCTGATCGACGCCGTGTTCGCCATCCTGTTCCGAGGTGTGGGCATACGATGA
- a CDS encoding ABC transporter ATP-binding protein, with product MTDGEVIRMEHVWTAFGDNLVHRDISLSLARGQILGLVGASGCGKTVLMREMIGLQTPTQGQVWLLGESLAEADARRRQQLRNRCGVLFQGGALFSALNVFDNIAFPLRELKALDEELIAHLVCMKLAMVGLGAADALLMPAELSGGMVKRAALARALIMEPEVVFLDEPTSGLDPVLGEEFVTLLGQLHRELGFTVVMVTHDLDTLSDLCTCVAVLAGQQLVSYGTLDDAIACTHPFARDFFHGKRAQRILGRHD from the coding sequence ATGACGGACGGCGAAGTCATACGCATGGAGCACGTCTGGACGGCCTTCGGCGACAATCTGGTCCATCGCGACATCAGCTTGAGTCTTGCGCGCGGGCAGATCCTGGGGCTGGTCGGCGCCTCCGGCTGCGGCAAAACGGTGCTGATGCGCGAAATGATCGGCCTGCAGACACCCACCCAAGGGCAGGTTTGGCTGCTCGGCGAGTCGCTGGCGGAAGCCGACGCCCGCCGCAGGCAGCAGCTCCGCAACCGCTGCGGCGTGCTGTTCCAGGGTGGCGCCCTGTTCAGCGCGCTGAACGTGTTCGACAACATCGCCTTCCCGCTGCGCGAACTCAAGGCGCTGGACGAGGAACTCATCGCCCATCTGGTCTGCATGAAGCTCGCCATGGTCGGCCTGGGGGCGGCCGATGCCCTGCTGATGCCGGCGGAACTGTCCGGCGGCATGGTCAAACGCGCCGCCCTGGCCCGGGCCTTGATCATGGAGCCCGAAGTGGTCTTCCTGGACGAACCCACCTCCGGCCTCGATCCGGTGCTGGGCGAAGAATTCGTCACCCTGTTGGGGCAGCTGCACCGGGAGCTGGGCTTCACCGTGGTCATGGTCACCCACGACCTCGATACGCTCAGCGACCTGTGCACCTGCGTGGCGGTCCTCGCCGGGCAGCAACTGGTATCCTACGGCACACTGGACGATGCGATCGCCTGCACGCATCCTTTCGCCCGCGACTTCTTCCACGGCAAACGCGCCCAGAGAATCCTCGGAAGGCACGATTGA